The following coding sequences are from one Streptomyces sp. NBC_00536 window:
- a CDS encoding zinc ribbon domain-containing protein: protein MNAEPADQIRLLDVQALDVRLSQLDHKRNSLPEHLELESLTSDLTQQRDLLVAAQTQESDAAREQVKAEQDVDQVRTRTVRDQARLDSGVGVSARDLANLQSELVSLAKRQGDLEDVVLDVMERRESAAERVAELSARVTALQGKADDATVRRDAALAAFDTDAAKVAKDRELIVASIPAPLIALYEKIRAKQNGVGAAKLYQRRCEGCRLELDMAEVNEIKSAARNEVVRHENCGRILVRTADSGI, encoded by the coding sequence CTGAACGCCGAGCCCGCCGACCAGATCCGACTTCTCGACGTCCAGGCCCTGGACGTGCGGCTGTCCCAGCTCGACCACAAGCGCAACTCGCTGCCCGAGCACCTTGAGCTGGAGTCCCTGACCAGCGACCTGACACAGCAGCGCGACCTTCTCGTCGCCGCGCAGACCCAGGAGAGCGACGCCGCCCGCGAGCAGGTCAAGGCCGAGCAGGACGTGGACCAGGTCCGCACCCGCACGGTCCGCGACCAGGCCCGCCTCGACTCCGGCGTGGGCGTCTCCGCCCGCGACCTGGCGAACCTGCAGAGCGAGCTGGTCTCCCTCGCCAAGCGCCAGGGCGACCTGGAGGACGTCGTCCTCGACGTCATGGAGCGCCGCGAGTCCGCCGCCGAGCGCGTCGCCGAGCTGAGCGCGCGCGTCACCGCCCTCCAGGGCAAGGCCGACGACGCCACCGTGCGCCGCGACGCCGCCCTCGCCGCCTTCGACACGGACGCCGCGAAGGTCGCCAAGGACCGCGAGCTGATCGTCGCCTCGATCCCGGCGCCGCTGATCGCCCTGTACGAGAAGATCCGCGCCAAGCAGAACGGCGTCGGCGCGGCCAAGCTCTACCAGCGCCGCTGCGAGGGCTGCCGCCTGGAGCTGGACATGGCCGAGGTCAACGAGATCAAGAGCGCGGCCCGCAACGAGGTCGTCCGGCACGAGAACTGCGGCCGCATCCTGGTCCGTACGGCGGACTCGGGCATCTGA
- a CDS encoding PhzF family phenazine biosynthesis protein, translating to MATEILRYTAFSADPAGGNPAGVVLDARGLGEARMLEIAAELGYSETAFLTAPPEGLGEEGRAFTVRYFSPKAEVPFCGHATVATAIALAERQRTGPGELVFATRAGTVPVSVTADEDGGLRATLTSVEPHLEEIGAADLAEALAALDWPAADLDPAFPPKVAYAGARHLVLGAATRERLADLSYDFARLEALMRRLDLTTVQLVHRAAPDVFHVRDPFPVGGVVEDPATGAAAAAFGAYARELGLVPDEAVLTLHQGADMGRPGVLSVELRAGDSRVRVGGAGARIL from the coding sequence ATGGCGACTGAGATCTTGAGGTACACGGCCTTTTCCGCTGATCCCGCAGGGGGGAATCCCGCCGGGGTCGTGCTCGATGCGCGCGGGCTCGGCGAGGCGCGGATGCTGGAGATCGCCGCGGAGCTGGGGTACAGCGAGACCGCGTTCCTGACCGCCCCGCCCGAGGGACTCGGCGAGGAGGGGCGGGCGTTCACCGTGCGGTACTTCAGCCCCAAGGCCGAGGTCCCCTTCTGCGGCCACGCCACCGTCGCCACCGCCATCGCCCTGGCCGAGCGCCAGCGGACCGGCCCCGGCGAGCTGGTCTTCGCGACCCGCGCCGGTACCGTCCCCGTCTCGGTGACCGCCGACGAAGACGGGGGCCTGCGCGCCACCCTCACCAGTGTGGAACCGCACCTGGAGGAGATCGGCGCAGCCGACCTGGCCGAGGCGCTGGCCGCGCTGGACTGGCCGGCCGCCGACCTCGACCCGGCGTTCCCGCCGAAGGTCGCCTACGCCGGGGCCCGGCACCTGGTGCTCGGCGCCGCCACCCGTGAGCGGCTCGCGGACCTCTCGTACGACTTCGCCCGCCTGGAGGCGCTGATGCGGCGCCTGGACCTCACCACCGTCCAGCTCGTGCACCGCGCCGCGCCCGACGTCTTCCACGTCCGCGACCCCTTCCCGGTCGGCGGGGTGGTCGAGGACCCGGCCACCGGCGCCGCCGCGGCCGCCTTCGGGGCGTACGCGCGCGAGCTGGGCCTGGTCCCCGACGAGGCCGTCCTGACCCTGCACCAGGGCGCGGACATGGGCCGCCCGGGCGTGCTGAGCGTCGAGCTGCGCGCGGGCGATTCCCGGGTCCGGGTCGGCGGAGCCGGAGCCCGCATCCTGTGA
- the yaaA gene encoding peroxide stress protein YaaA, translated as MLVLLPPSEGKAAGGSGAPLKAEGLSLPGLAPARAAVLDELVELCAADEDKAREVLGLSEGLRGEVAKNAGLRSAAARPAGEIYTGVLYDALGLADLTPAARALADSSLLVFSGLWGAVRMTDRIPSYRCSMGVKLPGLGALGAYWRGPMAEVMPEAAGDGLVLDLRSAAYGSAWKPKGEVAGRTATVRVLHSQVVDGVEKRSVVSHFNKATKGRLVRDLLLAGAVPAAPADLVTALRDLGFTVETTPPAKPGRAWALDVIVTQIH; from the coding sequence GTGCTCGTGCTGCTGCCGCCGTCCGAAGGAAAGGCCGCCGGCGGCTCCGGCGCACCCCTCAAGGCCGAGGGGCTGTCCCTGCCGGGGCTGGCCCCCGCCCGCGCGGCGGTGCTGGACGAACTCGTCGAGCTGTGCGCGGCCGACGAGGACAAGGCCCGCGAGGTGCTCGGGCTCAGCGAAGGGCTGCGCGGCGAGGTCGCCAAGAACGCGGGCCTGCGGAGCGCTGCCGCGCGGCCGGCCGGGGAGATCTACACCGGGGTGCTGTACGACGCCCTCGGCCTCGCCGACCTCACCCCGGCGGCCCGGGCGCTCGCCGATTCCTCCCTGCTGGTCTTCTCCGGGCTGTGGGGGGCCGTGCGGATGACGGACCGGATCCCCTCCTACCGCTGCTCGATGGGCGTCAAGCTGCCGGGGCTGGGGGCGCTGGGGGCGTACTGGCGCGGCCCGATGGCGGAGGTCATGCCCGAGGCGGCGGGCGACGGGCTGGTCCTGGACCTGCGGTCCGCGGCCTATGGCTCCGCCTGGAAGCCGAAGGGGGAGGTGGCGGGGCGGACGGCGACCGTGCGGGTGCTGCACTCGCAGGTCGTGGACGGGGTGGAGAAGCGGTCGGTGGTCAGCCACTTCAACAAGGCCACCAAGGGGCGGCTCGTCCGTGACCTGCTCCTGGCCGGGGCGGTCCCCGCTGCCCCTGCCGACCTGGTCACGGCCCTGCGGGACCTCGGCTTCACCGTGGAGACCACGCCCCCCGCGAAGCCGGGCCGGGCCTGGGCCCTCGACGTGATCGTCACCCAGATCCACTGA
- a CDS encoding multidrug effflux MFS transporter — translation MPERGPATAPTPTDGTTEPTTAAVTAARRTGLLVTFILGGLTALPPLSMDMYLPALPAVTSSLSSPAATVQLTLTACLIGMALGQLVIGPMSDKWGRRTPLLTGMVVYVLATAVCAFAPTIELLIGFRLVQGLAGAAAIVIARAAVRDLYDGVEMARFFSTLMLISGAAPIVAPLVGGQVLRFADWRGVFLVLTGVGTLLTVLTWRGLGETLPPERRQTGGVGAALHTMRGLLADRVFAGYTLAGGFAFAALFSYISASPFVIQEIYGASAQEFSLLFGINSVGLIIVGQINGKLLVGRVSLDKALAVGLAVITAASVALLVMSSGIFGEAGLFPVAAALFVLMSAMGLLLPNTNAQALMRTPHAAGSASALLGTSSFLVGAVASPLVGIAGEHTAVPMAVVQLVCSLLSAACFLGLCRPWQSRESLVVAAP, via the coding sequence ATGCCGGAGAGAGGTCCCGCGACGGCCCCCACCCCCACAGACGGCACCACGGAACCCACAACGGCCGCCGTCACGGCCGCCCGCCGGACCGGGCTGCTCGTCACCTTCATACTCGGCGGGCTCACCGCCCTCCCGCCGCTGTCCATGGACATGTACCTGCCGGCCCTGCCCGCCGTCACCAGCTCCCTGAGCAGCCCCGCCGCCACCGTCCAGCTCACCCTGACCGCCTGCCTCATCGGCATGGCCCTCGGCCAGCTGGTCATCGGACCGATGAGCGACAAGTGGGGGCGGCGCACCCCGCTGCTGACCGGCATGGTCGTCTACGTCCTGGCCACCGCCGTCTGCGCCTTCGCCCCCACCATCGAGCTCCTCATCGGCTTCCGGCTGGTCCAGGGCCTCGCCGGGGCCGCCGCGATCGTGATCGCGCGGGCCGCCGTGCGCGACCTGTACGACGGGGTCGAGATGGCCCGGTTCTTCTCCACCCTCATGCTCATATCCGGCGCCGCCCCCATCGTCGCCCCGCTCGTCGGCGGCCAGGTGCTGCGGTTCGCCGACTGGCGCGGGGTGTTCCTCGTCCTGACCGGCGTCGGCACGCTCCTCACCGTCCTGACCTGGCGCGGGCTCGGCGAGACCCTGCCGCCGGAGCGCCGCCAGACCGGCGGGGTCGGCGCGGCCCTGCACACCATGCGCGGGCTGCTCGCCGACCGGGTCTTCGCGGGCTACACCCTGGCGGGCGGTTTCGCCTTCGCCGCCCTGTTCTCCTACATCTCCGCCTCGCCCTTCGTGATCCAGGAGATCTACGGCGCCTCCGCGCAGGAGTTCAGCCTGCTCTTCGGCATCAACTCCGTCGGCCTGATCATCGTCGGCCAGATCAACGGCAAGCTGCTCGTGGGCCGGGTCAGCCTGGACAAGGCGCTCGCCGTGGGCCTCGCGGTCATCACGGCCGCCTCTGTGGCGCTGCTGGTGATGTCGAGCGGGATCTTCGGCGAGGCCGGGCTGTTCCCGGTCGCCGCCGCGCTCTTCGTCCTGATGTCCGCGATGGGCCTGCTGCTGCCCAACACCAACGCGCAGGCCCTGATGCGGACCCCGCACGCGGCGGGCTCCGCCTCCGCCCTGCTGGGCACCTCCTCGTTCCTGGTCGGCGCGGTCGCCTCGCCGCTCGTCGGGATCGCGGGAGAGCACACGGCGGTGCCCATGGCCGTCGTCCAGCTGGTGTGCTCGCTGCTGTCGGCCGCCTGCTTCCTGGGCCTGTGCCGCCCCTGGCAGTCGCGGGAATCCCTGGTCGTTGCGGCGCCGTAA
- a CDS encoding small ribosomal subunit Rsm22 family protein, whose amino-acid sequence MNRSVPTSADTLRSALGGLLDGLPPKQATAAVERLIASYRGQTPTDAPVLRDRSDVAAYAAYRMPATFEAVRAALDALAIAAPDWAPASHVDVGGGTGAATWAVDATWDGPRETTVLDWAEPALTLGRELAGSSSSEVLRGAVWRRAVIGAGLELPEADLVTVSYVLGELTPEARGAVVAEAARAARTVVIIEPGTPDGYLRVREARDQLIAAGLRIAAPCPHDGTCPVVVGEDWCHFSARVSRSSLHRQVKGGSLAYEDEKFSYVAATRVPVTPATARITRKPQIRKGLVLLDLCGPAASAEPEASAEPAAANAPAANAPAPGLSRITVTKRHGDLYKAARDADWGQEWPPVPDTR is encoded by the coding sequence GTGAACCGCTCTGTACCCACCTCCGCCGACACCCTCCGCTCCGCGCTCGGCGGGCTGCTCGACGGGCTCCCGCCGAAGCAGGCCACGGCCGCCGTGGAGCGGCTCATCGCCAGCTACCGCGGCCAGACCCCGACGGACGCCCCGGTCCTGCGCGACCGCTCCGACGTCGCGGCGTACGCGGCGTACCGGATGCCCGCGACGTTCGAGGCGGTACGGGCGGCACTCGACGCCCTCGCGATCGCGGCCCCGGACTGGGCGCCCGCCTCGCACGTGGACGTCGGCGGCGGCACGGGAGCCGCGACCTGGGCGGTCGACGCCACCTGGGACGGCCCCCGTGAGACCACCGTGCTCGACTGGGCCGAACCCGCGCTGACCCTGGGCCGCGAACTGGCCGGATCCTCGTCCTCCGAGGTGCTGCGCGGCGCCGTGTGGCGGCGCGCGGTGATCGGCGCGGGGCTGGAGCTGCCCGAGGCGGACCTGGTGACGGTGTCGTACGTCCTGGGCGAGCTGACCCCCGAGGCGCGCGGCGCCGTGGTCGCCGAGGCGGCCCGCGCCGCGCGGACCGTGGTGATCATCGAGCCGGGGACGCCCGACGGGTACCTGCGCGTGCGCGAGGCCCGCGACCAGCTGATCGCCGCCGGGCTGCGGATCGCGGCCCCCTGCCCGCACGACGGGACCTGCCCGGTCGTGGTCGGCGAGGACTGGTGCCACTTCTCGGCCCGGGTCAGCCGCTCCTCGCTGCACCGGCAGGTCAAGGGCGGTTCGCTGGCCTACGAGGACGAGAAGTTCAGCTACGTCGCCGCCACCCGGGTCCCGGTGACCCCGGCCACCGCGCGGATCACCCGCAAGCCGCAGATCCGCAAGGGCCTCGTCCTGCTGGACCTGTGCGGACCGGCGGCGTCCGCGGAACCGGAAGCGTCCGCGGAACCGGCGGCCGCCAACGCCCCGGCCGCCAACGCCCCGGCCCCGGGCCTGTCCCGGATCACCGTGACCAAGCGCCACGGTGACCTGTACAAGGCGGCGCGGGACGCCGACTGGGGCCAGGAATGGCCGCCGGTCCCGGACACCCGCTAG
- a CDS encoding bifunctional DNA primase/polymerase produces the protein MGSESDRVTRGPQSRISQWLRRRSKPAAEDPGREREALLLAVAAAGLPLSPAAHPAGYRCSCDRIGCPTPARHPISFAWQTQSTTDRAQVERWARNQPEANFITATGMVHDVLDVPLEAGHSALERLLAAGIDVGPVAESGGTGDHARMLFFTATRGTPEDEDEWWPCELDCHPETMDEHPGLRWHCRGSYVLVPPARLPGDLAVTWLRGMEHQLPDPLTLLETLTDACAHYAGTTPHTPQAVAWPLGR, from the coding sequence ATGGGGTCAGAGTCCGACCGCGTCACGCGCGGTCCGCAGAGCAGGATTTCCCAATGGCTGCGCCGCCGGTCCAAACCGGCCGCCGAAGACCCCGGACGCGAGCGTGAAGCGCTGCTCCTGGCCGTCGCCGCCGCGGGCCTGCCGCTCTCCCCCGCCGCGCATCCCGCCGGCTACCGGTGTTCGTGCGACCGCATCGGCTGTCCCACCCCCGCGCGGCACCCGATCTCCTTCGCCTGGCAGACGCAGTCGACCACCGACCGCGCGCAGGTCGAACGCTGGGCCCGCAACCAGCCCGAGGCCAACTTCATCACCGCGACCGGCATGGTCCACGACGTCCTGGACGTCCCGCTGGAAGCCGGGCACAGCGCGCTGGAACGGCTGCTGGCCGCCGGCATCGACGTAGGGCCCGTCGCCGAATCCGGCGGTACGGGCGACCACGCCCGGATGCTCTTCTTCACCGCGACGCGGGGGACGCCGGAGGACGAGGACGAGTGGTGGCCGTGCGAGCTGGACTGCCATCCCGAGACCATGGACGAACACCCCGGGCTGCGGTGGCACTGCCGGGGCAGCTACGTCCTGGTCCCCCCGGCCCGTCTCCCCGGTGACCTGGCGGTCACCTGGCTCCGCGGCATGGAGCACCAGCTCCCGGACCCCCTGACCCTCCTCGAAACCCTCACCGACGCCTGCGCCCACTACGCGGGCACCACCCCCCACACCCCCCAAGCCGTAGCCTGGCCCCTGGGCCGCTGA
- a CDS encoding SDR family oxidoreductase: MNASTKKTAVVTGAGSGIGRTVALALAGAGWSLALAGRRAGALEETAAAARAGAGAGVDVLCVPTDVSDPADVDALYAAVADRYGRLDLLFNNAGTFGPGGVALEDITYEAWKQAVDVNLTGSFLCAQGAFRMMKAQDPQGGRIINNGSISAHVPRPNSIAYTATKHAMTGLTKSLSLDGRPYRIACGQIDIGNAATEMTERMQTGILQADGRLAVEPVMDAGDVARTVVHMAELPLGANVQFATVMATTMPYIGRG, translated from the coding sequence ATGAACGCAAGCACGAAGAAGACCGCCGTCGTGACCGGAGCGGGCTCCGGCATCGGGCGTACGGTCGCCCTCGCCCTGGCCGGCGCGGGCTGGAGCCTGGCCCTCGCGGGGCGCCGGGCCGGGGCCCTGGAGGAGACGGCCGCGGCGGCGCGTGCCGGTGCGGGTGCCGGGGTGGACGTCCTGTGCGTGCCCACCGACGTGAGCGACCCGGCGGACGTCGACGCGCTGTACGCGGCCGTCGCGGACCGGTACGGGCGCCTCGACCTGCTCTTCAACAACGCGGGCACCTTCGGGCCGGGCGGGGTCGCGCTGGAGGACATCACCTACGAGGCCTGGAAGCAGGCCGTCGACGTCAACCTCACCGGGTCCTTCCTGTGCGCACAGGGCGCCTTCCGGATGATGAAGGCCCAGGACCCGCAGGGCGGCCGGATCATCAACAACGGATCCATCTCCGCGCACGTCCCGCGGCCGAACTCCATCGCCTACACGGCGACCAAGCACGCGATGACGGGCCTGACGAAGTCGCTGTCGCTGGACGGGCGGCCGTACCGGATCGCCTGCGGGCAGATCGACATCGGCAACGCGGCCACGGAGATGACGGAGCGGATGCAGACCGGGATCCTGCAGGCGGACGGGCGGCTGGCGGTGGAGCCGGTGATGGACGCGGGGGATGTCGCGCGGACCGTCGTCCACATGGCGGAGCTGCCGCTCGGGGCGAACGTCCAGTTCGCGACGGTCATGGCGACGACCATGCCGTACATCGGCCGAGGCTGA
- the ddaH gene encoding dimethylargininase, whose translation MSPLEERRFSSQSVHVRREELSLRRDATPRRYLMCPPAHFKVTYSINPWMDPTKPVDLPLALAQWEDLRDRYRSLGHTVETLRPQPGLPDMVFAANGATVIDGRVLGARFAYPERAAEAEAHLDWFRGHGFTEVHEPSHINEGEGDFAVTRSYVLAGRGFRSSPLSHDEAQEFFGRPVIGLDLVDPRYYHLDTALSVLDGDEVMYYPEAFSPGSRSVLRRLFPDALLASGQDAAALGLNAVSDGRHVLLPQAAAGLMGPLRARGFEPVPMDLTELLKGGGSVKCCTQELRQAEGEVPG comes from the coding sequence CTGTCCCCCCTTGAGGAGAGACGATTCTCTTCACAGTCGGTCCACGTCCGCCGTGAGGAGCTTTCTTTGCGCAGAGACGCCACACCCCGGCGTTACCTGATGTGCCCACCCGCGCACTTCAAGGTCACGTACTCGATCAATCCGTGGATGGATCCCACGAAACCGGTCGACCTGCCCCTCGCACTCGCCCAATGGGAAGACCTGAGGGACCGTTACCGCTCCCTCGGCCACACCGTCGAAACGCTCCGGCCGCAACCCGGCCTGCCCGACATGGTCTTCGCGGCGAACGGCGCCACCGTCATCGACGGCCGCGTCTTGGGCGCCCGCTTCGCGTATCCGGAACGCGCCGCCGAGGCCGAGGCGCACCTGGACTGGTTCCGGGGGCACGGCTTCACGGAGGTGCACGAGCCGTCCCACATCAACGAGGGCGAGGGGGACTTCGCGGTCACCCGGTCCTACGTCCTCGCGGGCCGGGGCTTCCGCTCCAGCCCGCTCTCCCACGACGAGGCCCAGGAGTTCTTCGGCCGCCCGGTGATCGGCCTCGACCTGGTCGACCCGCGCTACTACCACCTGGACACCGCCCTGAGCGTCCTGGACGGCGACGAGGTCATGTACTACCCGGAGGCCTTCTCACCGGGCAGCCGGTCGGTGCTGCGGCGCCTCTTCCCGGACGCCCTGCTCGCCTCCGGGCAGGACGCGGCGGCCCTCGGGCTCAACGCGGTCTCCGACGGCCGTCACGTCCTGCTCCCGCAGGCGGCGGCGGGCCTGATGGGCCCGCTGCGCGCGCGGGGCTTCGAACCGGTCCCGATGGACCTGACCGAGCTGCTCAAGGGCGGCGGCAGCGTGAAGTGCTGCACCCAGGAGCTGCGCCAGGCAGAGGGGGAGGTGCCGGGCTAG
- a CDS encoding RNB domain-containing ribonuclease produces the protein MPRRHLHMTGADGAALSAALRDLRTRLGVPQDFPPEVRAEAERAAKAPRPPAPNAPDVLDATDLALFTIDPPTSTDLDQAMHLARRPGGGFRVHYAIADVAAFVTPGGALDAEAHRRVTTLYFPDGRVPLHPPVLSEGAASLLPGQTCPALLWRLDLDADGRVVSTEVRRALVRSRAKLDYEGVQKMIDGGTAEEPLALLKDIGALREALETERGGISLNVPEQEVVEQDGTYTLVYRAPLPADGWNAQISLMTGMAAADLMIASGTGILRTLPSAPDGAVGRLRRAAQALRIDWPHHVPYAQLVRSLDPHLPAHAAFLQECTALLRGAGYTAFTNGEVPSPALHAAVAAPYAHCTAPLRRLVDRYSGELCLAAVAGTAAPEWAVAALATLPKEMADGTRLANAVERGCVDLVEAALLKDRVGETFEATVIDVKDHEPTVGTVHLEDPAVVGRVESPAAPLPLGSRIRVTLTSADPATAAGVLFTVA, from the coding sequence ATGCCACGCCGTCACCTGCACATGACCGGCGCGGACGGGGCTGCTCTGTCGGCCGCGCTGCGCGACCTGCGGACGCGGCTGGGCGTGCCGCAGGACTTCCCTCCGGAGGTACGGGCGGAGGCCGAGCGGGCCGCGAAGGCACCCCGGCCACCCGCCCCGAACGCCCCGGACGTCCTGGACGCCACCGACCTCGCCCTGTTCACCATCGATCCGCCGACCTCCACCGATCTGGACCAGGCCATGCACCTGGCCCGGCGGCCGGGCGGCGGGTTCCGGGTGCACTACGCGATCGCGGACGTGGCGGCCTTCGTCACCCCGGGCGGCGCCCTGGACGCGGAGGCGCACCGCCGGGTGACGACCCTGTACTTCCCCGACGGGAGGGTCCCGCTGCATCCCCCGGTCCTGTCCGAGGGCGCGGCGAGCCTGCTGCCCGGCCAGACCTGCCCGGCGCTGCTGTGGCGGCTCGACCTGGACGCGGACGGCCGGGTGGTGTCCACCGAGGTCCGGCGGGCGCTCGTACGGAGCCGCGCGAAGCTGGATTACGAGGGCGTCCAGAAGATGATCGACGGCGGCACCGCGGAGGAGCCGCTCGCCCTGCTGAAGGACATCGGGGCGCTGCGCGAGGCGCTGGAGACCGAGCGCGGCGGGATCTCGCTGAACGTGCCCGAGCAGGAGGTCGTGGAGCAGGACGGCACGTACACGCTGGTCTACCGGGCCCCGCTGCCCGCGGACGGCTGGAACGCGCAGATCTCGCTGATGACGGGCATGGCGGCCGCGGACCTGATGATCGCGTCGGGCACCGGCATCCTGCGCACCCTGCCCTCGGCCCCCGACGGCGCGGTGGGCCGGCTGCGGCGGGCCGCGCAGGCGCTGCGCATCGACTGGCCGCACCACGTGCCGTACGCGCAGCTGGTGCGCTCCCTGGACCCGCACCTCCCGGCGCACGCGGCGTTCCTCCAGGAGTGCACGGCGCTGCTGCGCGGGGCCGGGTACACGGCCTTCACGAACGGTGAGGTCCCGTCCCCGGCGCTGCACGCGGCGGTCGCGGCGCCGTACGCGCACTGCACGGCCCCGCTGCGCCGGCTCGTCGACCGGTATTCCGGCGAGCTGTGCCTGGCCGCGGTGGCGGGCACGGCCGCGCCGGAGTGGGCGGTGGCGGCGCTGGCGACCCTGCCGAAGGAGATGGCGGACGGGACCCGGCTGGCCAACGCGGTGGAGCGGGGCTGTGTGGACCTGGTGGAGGCGGCGCTCCTCAAGGACCGCGTGGGCGAGACCTTCGAGGCCACGGTGATCGACGTCAAGGACCACGAGCCGACGGTGGGCACGGTCCATCTGGAGGACCCGGCGGTGGTGGGCCGCGTGGAATCGCCCGCGGCCCCGCTCCCCCTGGGCTCCCGCATCCGGGTCACGCTGACCTCCGCGGACCCGGCGACGGCGGCGGGCGTGCTGTTCACCGTGGCGTAG
- a CDS encoding bifunctional RNase H/acid phosphatase gives MPRVVVEADGGSRGNPGPAGYGAVVLDPVTGETLAERAEYIGVATNNVAEYKGLVAGLTAVRELFPDATVLVRMDSKLVVEQMSGRWKIKHPDMKPLAAEAARILPRAQVTYEWIPRERNKHADRLANEAMDAGKRGRQWEPSASSAALDHGAARALATPPPSGPPGDATAGAAAARAALAGARSPSSASPAAGADTLFADSDEPAEAPAASAPGWGAPDLGTPATFVLLRHGETALTPQKRFSGSGGSDPELSPAGRRQAEAVAAALAARGTVQAIVSSPLRRCRETAQAVADRLGLPVTVEEGLRETDFGAWEGLTFGEVRTRFPADLDAWLKSAKAAPTGGGESFASVTRRVAAARDRLLAAHAGRTALLVTHVTPVKTLVRLALGAPPESLFRMELAAASLSAVAYYADGNASLRLLNDTSHLR, from the coding sequence ATGCCGCGCGTGGTCGTCGAGGCGGACGGCGGGTCCCGGGGCAACCCGGGCCCCGCGGGCTACGGCGCGGTGGTCCTCGACCCGGTCACGGGGGAGACCCTCGCCGAGCGGGCCGAGTACATCGGCGTCGCCACCAACAACGTCGCCGAGTACAAGGGCCTGGTCGCGGGCCTCACCGCCGTCCGCGAGCTGTTCCCCGACGCCACGGTGCTGGTGCGGATGGACTCCAAGCTCGTCGTCGAGCAGATGTCCGGCCGCTGGAAGATCAAGCACCCGGACATGAAGCCGCTCGCCGCCGAGGCCGCGCGGATCCTGCCGCGCGCCCAGGTGACGTACGAGTGGATCCCGCGCGAGCGCAACAAGCACGCCGACCGGCTCGCCAACGAGGCGATGGACGCGGGCAAGCGGGGCAGGCAGTGGGAGCCCTCCGCTTCCTCCGCCGCCCTCGACCACGGGGCGGCCCGGGCGCTGGCCACCCCGCCGCCGTCCGGCCCGCCCGGGGACGCGACGGCCGGCGCCGCCGCGGCCCGCGCCGCGCTCGCGGGGGCCCGTAGTCCTTCTTCGGCGTCCCCGGCCGCGGGGGCGGACACGCTGTTCGCGGACTCGGACGAGCCTGCCGAGGCTCCGGCGGCGAGCGCGCCCGGCTGGGGGGCGCCCGACCTCGGGACGCCCGCCACCTTCGTGCTGCTCCGGCACGGCGAGACCGCCCTCACCCCGCAGAAGCGCTTCTCCGGCAGCGGCGGCAGCGACCCCGAACTCTCCCCGGCCGGGCGCCGCCAGGCCGAGGCCGTCGCCGCCGCGCTCGCCGCCCGCGGCACCGTCCAGGCGATCGTCAGCTCCCCGCTGCGCCGCTGCCGCGAGACCGCGCAGGCCGTCGCCGACCGGCTCGGACTGCCCGTCACGGTCGAAGAAGGGCTGCGCGAGACCGACTTCGGCGCCTGGGAGGGCCTCACCTTCGGCGAGGTCCGGACACGCTTCCCGGCCGACCTCGACGCCTGGCTGAAGTCCGCGAAGGCGGCCCCCACCGGCGGCGGCGAGAGCTTCGCCTCCGTCACCCGCCGGGTCGCGGCCGCCCGCGACCGGCTGCTCGCCGCGCACGCGGGCCGTACGGCGCTGCTGGTCACGCACGTGACCCCGGTCAAGACCCTGGTGCGGCTCGCCCTCGGCGCCCCACCGGAATCCCTGTTCCGGATGGAACTGGCCGCGGCCTCGCTCTCTGCCGTGGCCTACTACGCCGACGGCAACGCCTCGCTGCGGCTGCTCAACGACACCTCGCACCTCAGGTAG